A single genomic interval of Procambarus clarkii isolate CNS0578487 chromosome 61, FALCON_Pclarkii_2.0, whole genome shotgun sequence harbors:
- the LOC123774395 gene encoding uncharacterized protein, with translation MKVVNVILTSMQVFALFPFYKRNAEVFKLSKLLLLWCVLNCLLVCAACVSLFFIPAEVIAMNKTNVMTNRQWKYVWISLGFSRIVALLKSPVLATIVDRVERLRALKKVPVKLTKSDALIMLAVVVLLIVNIHEIYKLIMLIKRQSEENKAWWVLLPYLLCYVCGLLSHLLAPAMFYVLSQHLTRALQYTVPALNDPAWQGLPLPFEDRRTSLIQFLTRKRDRKVSTAGEVTPSDAQKSYLKSDFLSEAETLLLDVDETLSDLLEYIGLYMVFLLVAMVLTLIVLMYTFVDSLVQENTEWKPLANAVVYSVVFLYVNTAADDFSSERERCAGRYRRLLQIDPSLQDDPRVYRLLGMLERHQEFTLAGFVSLGRGTVATTASFIISYVVIALQFRGE, from the exons ATGAAGGTCGTCAACGTGATTCTAACCTCCATGCAGGTTTTTGCACTCTTTCCGTTTTATAAAAGAAATGCAGAAGTTTTCAAGCTGAGCAAGTtattgttgctgtggtgtgtgctgAACTGCTTGCTGGTCTGTGCTGCGTGTGTTTCCTTGTTCTTCATTCCTGCTGAAGTTATCGCCATGAACAAGACGAATGTGATGACAAACAGACAGTGGAAATACGTGTGGATATCGTTGGGTTTCTCTAGGATAGTAGCGCTCCTGAAGAGTCCAGTTCTGGCTACTATCGTTGACAGAGTCGAGCGACTCCGAGCTCTGAAGAAAGTTCCCGTGAAACTTACCAAGTCAGATGCGCTCATcatgctggcggtggtggtgttactgattGTAAACATTCACGAAATATATAAGTTGATAATGCTAATAAAACGTCAGAGTGAAGAAAATAAAGCTTGGTGGGTGCTTCTGCCGTATTTGTTGTGTTACGTGTGTGGGCTCTTGAGCCACTTGCTGGCGCCGGCTATGTTCTATGTTCTTAGTCAACACCTGACACGTGCCCTACAGTACACCGTACCAGCCCTCAATGACCCCGCCTGGCAGGGTCTTCCTCTACCATTCGAAGACAGAAGAACCTCGCTCATACAGTTCCTCACACGGAAGAGAGATCGCAAAGTATCAACGGCTGGCGAAGTCACTCCCTCAGATGCACAAAAGAGTTACTTGAAGAGTGATTTCCTTAGTGAAGCTGAAACCCTTTTGTTGGATGTGGACGAGACTCTAAGTGACTTGTTAGAGTACATCGGGCTGTACATGGTGTTCCTGCTGGTAGCCATGGTGCTCACCCTTATCGTCCTGATGTACACCTTCGTTGACAGCTTGGTACAAGAGAACACTGAGTGGAAGCCCTTGGCCAACGctgtggtgtacagtgtagtCTTCCTCTACGTCAATACTGCCGCTGATGACTTCTCCTCCGAG AGGGAACGTTGCGCGGGAAGGTACCGTAGGCTACTGCAAATTGACCCCAGTCTCCAGGATGACCCCAGG GTATACCGACTACTAGGGATGCTCGAGCGACACCAGGAGTTTACCTTGGCTGGGTTCGTGAGTCTTGGTCGCGGCACCGTTGCCACA ACAGCTAGCTTCATCATCTCTTATGTTGTGATCGCTCTTCAGTTCCGGGGCGAGTGA
- the LOC138354119 gene encoding uncharacterized protein → MTRLSKGSITSLQRDAQTDIMMVPLHGEPETSVNSSCEELEAMEDETEQPDNILQEPLRLLHGFLKVMGVGPQNYDEVAGEYKVSWRSAGAMHTLVTAFCMVALTATTIFGLSRYTIVTAPTAPPEDEHTRSMKVIGVVIVAGYQVNALVQVLNTIRAGRCLCRLLNTWNHLGVKEAINPTKGLYTKSCVQVGFMVAFILVMLMVTVAEQPVFLSQVLDGLAERMFLVPRSCLVQATLLAKGGGGAPHIPSIPCPQVTRVVVCTVALHQFAINKGYVFAFTTHCHLLSTGVAIWNTQLASALDEVWGRGCGGELGRLVHRRHLLVGLVRDTQFVFSPVLQFYFSSTVVIVCTELYLLAKNVGSGAYRVEELVILVLLTLQTFWLLVHVSLAAGAVQEQANGSGDVLARGLPHYASDADKFNVGELTRALIIAPAYITGGNFFIINRSFILTVMSVVASYFIVILQFMQSCSTSGNNCVPTNLTLEVST, encoded by the exons ATGACGAGGCTAAGTAAAGGAAGCATAACATCACTCCAACGCGACGCCCAGACGGATATAATGATGGTTCCGCTTCATGGAGAACCTGAGACGTCCGTGAATTCTTCATGCGAGGAGCTGGAGGCCATGGAAGACGAGACTGAGCAGCCAGACAACATACTCCAGGAGCCGCTCCGTCTCCTGCACGGATTTCTGAAGGTAATGGGGGTTGGGCCCCAGAATTACGACGAAGTAGCTGGCGAGTACAAGGTGTCGTGGAGAAGTGCAGGAGCCATGCACACCCTCGTCACAGCCTTCTGCATGGTCGCCCTCACCGCCACCACAATATTCGGCCTCTCTCGCTACACCATCGTCACAGCCCCGACCGCTCCTCCCGAAGATGAACACACACGTAGCATGAAAGTGATCGGCGTGGTGATCGTGGCCGGCTACCAGGTGAACGCCCTGGTGCAAGTGCTCAACACCATCCGTGCGGGACGCTGCCTGTGTCGCCTGCTCAATACCTGGAACCACCTGGGGGTGAAGGAGGCCATCAACCCCACTAAAGGTCTCTACACCAAGTCCTGCGTCCAGGTGGGCTTCATGGTCGCCTTCATCctggtgatgctgatggtgacggtggcggAGCAGCCAGTGTTCCTCTCTCAGGTCCTGGATGGCCTCGCTGAGCGCATGTTCCTGGTGCCTCGCTCCTGCCTCGTGCAAGCAACGCTCCTTGCCAAG gggggagggggtgctccCCACATACCATCCATTCCCTGCCCCCAGGTGACGCGAGTAGTGGTGTGCACAGTGGCACTGCACCAGTTCGCCATCAACAAGGGCTATGTGTTCGCCTTCACCACCCACTGCCACCTCCTCTCCACCGGGGTCGCCATCTGGAACACCCAGCTCGCCTCCGCGCTCGATG AGGTGTGGGGGCGGGGATGTGGCGGGGAGCTGGGGCGCCTGGTACACCGGCGCCACCTGCTGGTGGGTCTCGTCAGGGACACCCAGTTTGTCTTCAGCCCGGTCCTCCAGTTCTACTTCTCCTCCACG GTAGTGATCGTGTGCACGGAGCTGTACCTCTTGGCCAAGAACGTTGGGTCTGGGGCGTATCGTGTGGAGGAGCTGGTGATCCTTGTGCTGCTGACTCTCCAGACCTTCTGGCTCCTGGTACACGTCTCTCTGGCCGCAGGCGCCGTCCAGGAGCAG GCTAATGGCAGCGGCGACGTCTTGGCCCGCGGCCTCCCACATTACGCTAGCGACGCTGACAAGTTCAAT GTGGGAGAACTGACCCGGGCACTGATCATCGCTCCTGCATACATCACTGGTGGCAACTTCTTCATCATCAATCGCTCCTTCATACTTACA GTGATGAGTGTCGTGGCATCCTATTTCATAGTGATTCTCCAGTTTATGCAGTCTTGTAGTACTTCAGGCAACAACTGTGTGCCAACCAACCTCACTCTTGAGGTGTCCACATGA